A stretch of the Poseidonibacter antarcticus genome encodes the following:
- the uvrA gene encoding excinuclease ABC subunit UvrA, translating to MTDTIKIFNAKENNLKNINLEIPKNKLIVFTGLSGSGKSTLAFDTLYAEGQRRYIESLSSYARQFLDKVGKPDVERIEGLTPAIAIDQKTTSKNPRSTVGTITEVYDYLRLLYARIGKQHCHKCGKPISQMSASDVINQVLTLPENSKIIMLAPLINRKKGTFVDLLESLRGKGYVRAMIDGVMVRLDEEIELGKSKMHTIKVVIDRVVVKEENKERIAQDVEKGLKESFGELEIEVLNHEELGIEKHIHYSEHMACFDCKISFEPLEPLSFSFNSPKGACPSCDGLGIRYALDMKKVINEELPIEEGAVRVIYGFNKGFYFKMLIAFCEAADIDITIPFKELPQYQRKAILHGGVEEAKFVWKKHSLKRKWEGVVKIAYDMIKDEKEMAEYMTEKVCDDCNGNRLKPSSQSVFVAQKTIGDILNIPIEDAHAFFQDEKNFSYLSEQNKLIATPILKEVKERIYFLYDVGLGYITLGRDARTISGGEAQRIRVASQIGSGLTGVLYVLDEPSIGLHERDTSKLIKTLRALQEKGNTVIVVEHDKETIEAADYVVDIGPKAGKYGGEIVFDGTLEEMFKAKTLTAQYLTGEKKIDYVHNRPQEEFIKIKNVTLNNINDLNVQIPLKNLCAITGVSGSGKSSLILQTLLPVAKELLNNARKVKKIDGVEIEGLESLDKVIYLDQSPIGRTPRSNPATYTGLMDELRLLFSKTKEAEIRGYKIGRFSFNVKGGRCEKCQGEGEIKIEMHFLPDIMVKCDDCQGQRYNAQTLEILYKGKNISDVLNMSVDEALEFFIKIPKIHAKLQTLSDVGLGYITLGQNAVTLSGGEAQRIKLSKELSKKDTGNTLYILDEPTTGLHFADVDRLTKVLHHLVDLGNSVLVIEHNLDVVKNSDWVIDMGPEGGNKGGLIVDEGTPEQIASNHKKSGSHTGYYLDKEINQ from the coding sequence ATGACAGATACTATTAAAATTTTTAATGCTAAAGAAAACAACTTAAAAAATATAAATTTAGAAATACCAAAAAACAAACTTATTGTATTTACAGGACTTTCAGGATCTGGGAAATCAACTCTTGCTTTTGATACTTTATATGCAGAGGGTCAAAGAAGATATATCGAATCTCTTTCTTCTTATGCTAGACAATTTTTAGATAAAGTTGGTAAACCTGATGTTGAAAGAATTGAGGGCTTAACACCAGCAATTGCAATTGACCAAAAAACAACTTCAAAAAATCCACGTTCAACTGTTGGGACTATTACAGAAGTATATGATTATTTAAGATTATTATATGCAAGAATAGGAAAACAACATTGTCATAAATGTGGTAAACCAATCTCACAAATGAGTGCTTCTGATGTAATTAATCAAGTATTAACTCTTCCAGAAAATTCAAAAATAATTATGTTGGCACCCTTAATTAATAGAAAAAAAGGAACATTTGTTGACCTTCTTGAATCTTTAAGAGGGAAAGGTTACGTAAGAGCTATGATTGATGGAGTTATGGTAAGACTTGATGAAGAAATAGAACTAGGTAAATCAAAAATGCATACAATAAAAGTCGTAATTGATAGAGTTGTAGTAAAAGAAGAAAATAAAGAAAGAATCGCACAAGATGTTGAAAAAGGTTTAAAAGAGAGTTTTGGAGAATTAGAAATTGAAGTATTAAACCATGAAGAATTAGGAATTGAAAAGCATATTCATTATTCTGAACATATGGCTTGTTTTGATTGTAAAATTTCATTTGAACCCTTAGAACCTTTATCTTTTTCATTTAACTCACCAAAAGGTGCTTGTCCTTCATGTGATGGACTAGGTATTAGATACGCGCTTGATATGAAAAAAGTTATAAATGAAGAGTTACCAATTGAAGAAGGAGCTGTTAGAGTAATCTATGGCTTTAATAAAGGCTTTTACTTTAAAATGCTTATTGCTTTTTGTGAAGCTGCCGATATTGATATAACAATTCCATTTAAAGAATTACCCCAGTATCAAAGAAAAGCTATTTTACACGGTGGTGTTGAAGAAGCTAAATTTGTATGGAAAAAACATTCATTAAAAAGAAAATGGGAAGGTGTTGTAAAAATAGCCTATGATATGATTAAAGATGAAAAAGAAATGGCTGAATATATGACTGAAAAAGTTTGTGATGATTGTAATGGAAATAGACTAAAACCATCATCTCAAAGTGTTTTCGTTGCACAAAAAACAATTGGGGATATTTTAAATATCCCAATAGAAGATGCTCATGCTTTTTTTCAAGATGAAAAGAATTTTAGCTACTTATCAGAACAAAATAAACTAATTGCAACACCTATTTTAAAAGAAGTAAAAGAAAGAATTTATTTCTTATATGATGTTGGTTTAGGTTATATTACATTAGGACGAGATGCTAGAACTATTTCAGGTGGAGAAGCACAAAGAATTAGAGTAGCTTCACAAATTGGTTCAGGACTTACAGGTGTATTATATGTATTAGATGAGCCATCAATTGGTTTACATGAAAGAGATACAAGTAAACTTATTAAAACCTTACGAGCTTTACAAGAAAAAGGAAATACTGTAATTGTAGTTGAGCATGATAAAGAAACAATTGAAGCTGCTGATTATGTAGTTGATATTGGACCAAAAGCAGGAAAATATGGTGGTGAAATCGTATTTGATGGAACATTAGAAGAAATGTTCAAAGCCAAAACATTAACTGCACAATATTTAACAGGTGAAAAGAAAATAGATTATGTTCACAATCGTCCACAAGAAGAATTTATAAAAATAAAAAATGTAACTTTAAATAATATTAATGATTTAAATGTTCAAATTCCTCTTAAAAACTTATGTGCAATTACAGGTGTTTCAGGAAGTGGGAAATCTTCATTAATCTTGCAAACATTATTACCTGTTGCAAAAGAGCTTTTAAATAATGCAAGAAAAGTAAAAAAAATTGATGGTGTAGAAATTGAAGGTTTAGAAAGTTTAGATAAAGTTATATATTTAGACCAAAGCCCTATTGGAAGAACACCAAGATCAAATCCAGCTACATATACTGGATTAATGGATGAATTAAGACTATTATTTTCAAAAACAAAAGAAGCAGAAATAAGAGGTTATAAAATAGGACGTTTCTCTTTTAATGTAAAAGGTGGAAGATGTGAAAAATGTCAAGGTGAAGGTGAAATTAAAATAGAAATGCACTTTTTACCAGACATTATGGTTAAATGTGATGATTGTCAAGGTCAAAGATACAATGCCCAAACACTTGAAATTTTATACAAAGGAAAAAATATTTCTGATGTATTAAATATGAGTGTAGATGAAGCATTAGAATTTTTTATAAAAATTCCAAAAATCCATGCAAAACTTCAAACACTTAGTGATGTTGGATTAGGATATATTACATTAGGACAAAATGCAGTAACATTAAGTGGTGGTGAAGCACAAAGAATTAAACTAAGTAAAGAATTAAGTAAAAAAGATACAGGAAATACTCTTTATATTTTAGATGAACCTACAACTGGACTTCATTTTGCTGATGTTGATAGACTTACAAAAGTTTTACATCATTTAGTTGATTTAGGAAACTCTGTTTTAGTAATTGAACATAATCTAGATGTTGTTAAAAACTCTGATTGGGTTATTGATATGGGTCCTGAAGGTGGAAATAAAGGTGGGTTAATAGTTGATGAAGGAACTCCCGAACAAATAGCTTCAAATCACAAAAAATCAGGTTCGCATACTGGTTATTATTTAGATAAAGAGATAAATCAATAA
- a CDS encoding DUF309 domain-containing protein encodes MYDKSKFTQDLAIDRFIYAVENNFYVEAHELLEDDWNLYKKQGQKKKALVLKGLINGATALALYFEKNRPAGYKKVWPVFYKYLPLLDEVTLDNKDRFYFAKELLIKKNNLINI; translated from the coding sequence ATGTATGATAAATCGAAATTTACACAAGATTTAGCTATTGATAGATTTATTTATGCAGTTGAAAATAATTTTTATGTTGAAGCTCATGAATTATTAGAAGATGATTGGAATCTTTATAAAAAACAAGGCCAAAAGAAAAAAGCCTTGGTTTTAAAAGGACTTATCAATGGAGCAACAGCCCTAGCTTTGTACTTTGAGAAGAATAGACCAGCTGGATATAAAAAAGTCTGGCCAGTTTTCTATAAATATCTACCTTTATTAGATGAAGTAACATTAGATAATAAAGATAGATTTTATTTTGCAAAAGAATTATTAATTAAGAAAAATAATTTAATTAACATCTAA
- a CDS encoding transporter substrate-binding domain-containing diguanylate cyclase, which produces MNKKIVIFIFLILYNFLIANDSVNHIQLTPKEDKFLKETKIKVIISDKWAPISIKNDEKEVVGIAIDFWNLIKERANINSEIKNSEDWNLLLNSIKNKENDITISTSYDKNKLSYAIFTDPYISFPIAFATLFNKRFIPDASFLENKKVAVGDNFSAYNILKEHYPKINFVIVKNTKEALELLSAGKVDAAVDILPSLAHLISVNGYYNLKIAGTSKYEVPISFMIRKDYKLLQSIINKYIAQLSQEDKNNIIKQWLVVKFDKSSQSYKYIIQISLVILILLIILFYFFKQKDLKRYNKELKKLAITDTLTELHNRRKLDELLNKIKNKKFSLILLDIDHFKEINDTYGHLEGDKVLITISKLLKENLNKNDEIGRWGGEEFLIICKNTTEKEASIISLRLKNIIENHDFKIRKITASFGVSEAKKNLDIKDILSNADIALYKAKELGRNQVVLGSSL; this is translated from the coding sequence ATGAATAAAAAGATAGTTATATTTATATTTCTAATTCTTTATAACTTTTTAATTGCGAATGATTCAGTAAATCATATACAATTAACTCCCAAAGAAGATAAATTTCTAAAAGAAACAAAAATAAAAGTAATTATATCAGATAAATGGGCACCAATAAGCATTAAAAATGATGAAAAAGAAGTAGTTGGAATAGCTATTGATTTTTGGAACTTAATAAAAGAACGAGCAAATATTAATTCTGAAATAAAAAATTCTGAAGACTGGAACCTTCTTCTAAATAGTATAAAAAATAAAGAAAATGATATTACAATTAGTACATCTTATGATAAAAATAAATTAAGTTATGCAATATTTACAGATCCTTATATCTCTTTTCCTATTGCATTTGCAACACTATTTAATAAAAGATTCATTCCTGATGCATCATTTTTAGAGAATAAAAAAGTTGCTGTTGGAGATAACTTTAGTGCATATAACATTTTAAAAGAACATTACCCTAAAATCAATTTTGTAATAGTAAAAAATACTAAAGAAGCACTAGAATTATTAAGTGCAGGAAAAGTAGATGCTGCAGTTGATATTTTACCTTCACTTGCTCATTTGATTTCAGTTAATGGTTATTATAATCTTAAAATAGCAGGAACAAGTAAATATGAAGTTCCTATATCTTTTATGATTAGAAAAGATTATAAACTACTTCAATCAATAATAAATAAATATATAGCACAATTAAGTCAAGAAGATAAAAATAATATAATAAAACAATGGCTAGTTGTAAAATTTGATAAAAGTTCGCAATCATATAAATATATAATTCAAATATCACTAGTTATATTAATATTACTTATTATTTTATTTTATTTTTTTAAGCAAAAAGATTTAAAAAGATACAATAAAGAATTAAAAAAATTAGCAATTACAGATACTCTTACAGAACTTCATAATAGAAGAAAATTAGATGAACTTTTAAATAAAATAAAAAATAAAAAATTCTCATTGATTCTCTTAGATATTGATCATTTTAAAGAAATAAATGATACATATGGACATCTAGAAGGAGATAAAGTTTTAATAACTATATCTAAATTATTAAAAGAAAATCTAAATAAAAATGACGAAATTGGAAGATGGGGAGGAGAAGAGTTTCTAATAATTTGTAAAAATACTACTGAAAAAGAAGCCTCTATTATTTCTTTAAGACTTAAAAATATCATTGAAAATCATGACTTCAAAATTAGAAAAATCACTGCATCATTTGGAGTTAGTGAAGCAAAGAAAAATTTAGATATTAAAGATATACTTTCAAATGCTGATATCGCACTATATAAAGCTAAAGAACTAGGGAGAAACCAAGTGGTACTTGGTTCTAGTTTATAA
- a CDS encoding CNNM domain-containing protein, which produces MDILILLFIAVIGVSFLCSVLESILLSTNLSYISVLEEKDKKAGKLLKKLKTDIDISIASILILNTIANTLGATAIGVQAQSVFEGDKTLVMFVSIVLTFMILFFAEIIPKTIGAVYWKQLAPYATRIINLFIFITYPIIIITQFVTKKIGSDNNDTISREELIHSTLLSEEEGVIGDLESDIIENTLTLNNIKVSQILTPRSVMYAIEKNTAVKDILEDKRTFRYSRVPIYEGSIDNIIGIILTKKLFKHALKNPELELETIIKPVFTLNENIPVGKALSMFIQKKEHMFIVHDSYGQTEGIVTLEDCIETLLGLEIMDELDTTADLRKLALNNMKAKRKEREKKEIKVEK; this is translated from the coding sequence ATGGACATTTTAATCTTACTATTCATTGCTGTTATTGGGGTATCATTTTTATGTTCTGTTTTAGAATCAATATTACTTTCTACAAACTTATCCTATATATCTGTTTTAGAGGAAAAAGATAAAAAAGCGGGAAAACTACTCAAAAAGTTAAAAACTGACATAGACATATCAATTGCTTCAATTCTAATTCTTAATACAATTGCAAATACTTTAGGTGCTACTGCAATTGGAGTTCAGGCTCAAAGTGTATTTGAAGGTGATAAAACTCTTGTAATGTTTGTTTCTATTGTTTTAACATTTATGATTCTATTTTTTGCAGAAATTATACCTAAAACAATTGGTGCAGTTTATTGGAAACAATTAGCTCCATACGCAACAAGAATAATTAATCTATTTATTTTTATCACATATCCAATTATTATAATTACACAATTTGTAACTAAAAAAATTGGTTCAGATAATAATGATACAATTTCAAGAGAAGAATTAATTCATTCAACACTATTAAGTGAAGAAGAAGGTGTTATTGGTGATCTAGAATCTGATATTATTGAAAATACACTTACTTTAAATAATATAAAAGTAAGTCAAATTTTAACACCTAGATCTGTTATGTATGCTATTGAAAAAAATACAGCCGTAAAAGATATATTAGAAGATAAAAGAACTTTTAGATATTCTCGTGTACCAATATATGAGGGAAGTATCGATAATATTATTGGAATTATCCTAACAAAGAAATTATTCAAACATGCTCTTAAAAATCCAGAATTGGAATTAGAAACTATTATAAAACCTGTATTTACTTTAAATGAGAATATTCCAGTTGGTAAGGCTTTAAGTATGTTTATTCAAAAGAAAGAACATATGTTTATAGTTCATGATTCTTATGGTCAAACAGAAGGAATTGTAACACTTGAAGATTGTATCGAAACACTTCTAGGATTAGAAATTATGGATGAATTAGATACAACAGCAGATCTTAGAAAACTTGCATTAAATAATATGAAAGCAAAAAGAAAAGAAAGAGAAAAAAAAGAAATAAAGGTAGAAAAATGA
- a CDS encoding carbonic anhydrase codes for MSMKNTVISIFIVFVIALTLSSNKEEAKGAHWAYNEDLGPQEWAQLDEKYRMCEDGLNQSPINITNVISAELNPLTFQSKTKATSIENNGHTVKVNFRNSNSLSIDNQKYYLKQMHFHTPSENKIDGKSYPMEAHLVHTNSAGSIVVVSVMFEIGNDNIVLNKLLRNLPENEGDKYDLKSDVFAYDILPTNKDYYRFNGSLTTPPCTEGVKWFVLKTPVYLSKSQLADFDAAMPTNNRPIQNINARTILD; via the coding sequence ATGAGTATGAAAAACACTGTTATTAGTATATTTATTGTGTTTGTTATTGCCCTAACGTTAAGTAGTAACAAGGAAGAAGCAAAAGGTGCACACTGGGCATATAATGAAGATTTAGGACCACAAGAGTGGGCACAACTTGATGAGAAATATAGAATGTGTGAAGATGGATTAAACCAATCTCCAATTAATATTACTAATGTTATTTCAGCAGAATTAAATCCATTAACATTTCAAAGCAAAACAAAAGCCACATCAATAGAAAATAATGGACATACAGTAAAAGTTAATTTTAGAAATTCTAATTCATTAAGTATTGATAATCAAAAATACTATTTAAAACAAATGCATTTTCATACACCAAGTGAAAATAAGATTGATGGGAAATCATATCCAATGGAAGCACATTTAGTTCACACAAATAGTGCAGGAAGTATTGTTGTTGTAAGTGTTATGTTTGAGATAGGAAATGATAATATCGTTTTAAATAAACTATTAAGAAACTTACCTGAAAATGAAGGTGATAAATATGATCTTAAATCTGATGTTTTTGCATATGATATTTTACCAACAAACAAAGATTATTATAGATTTAATGGTTCTTTAACAACTCCTCCTTGTACAGAAGGTGTTAAATGGTTTGTATTAAAAACTCCAGTTTATCTTTCAAAAAGTCAATTAGCTGATTTTGATGCGGCAATGCCTACAAATAATCGACCTATACAGAATATTAATGCTAGAACTATTCTAGACTAA
- a CDS encoding ATP-binding protein → MSSTIDYEKLKLFYIGKEKIDEDISIPLVYKNKDLRTHAAIIGMTGSGKTGLGISLLEEAAIDNIPSIIIDPKGDMGNLLLTFPNLKGEDFKPWIEEQDAINNGLSLDEQAQKTADMWEKGITGDFQSKERIAKLKNSADFSIYTPGSTAGIPISILSSFKAPGEKILEDYDLLSSLINSTVSSILSLVDIKSDSSSKENILLCSIFMNSYTQDKNLSLEQLITLIVTPPFEKVGIFDLETFFSQDERLKLALKLNTIIANPSFKNWIEGEPLDISNLLYDENGKAKVSIFSISHLDDAQRMFFVSLLLNEMLTWMRRQEGTSSLKALLYMDEIFGYFPPSKNPPSKQPMLTLLKQARSFGVGIILSTQNPVDIDYKGLSNIGTWFIGRLQTKQDKEKVIDGLSSANEGNIDKKELLNTISNLEKRTFIMKNINEDGIKIFQTRWVLSYLKGPISKDDIKKLMSEKIAKLKEKITPSNLTKKHIEKKETTSNSKSSNDYIKPIIPNIIEQKYSYYSQSDEYSLQPYLLCSSSINFVNTTKNIDKKEDIIYKIYLDKNIDEINFEEKEDVQNSIFEHKSRTNSSFYELPSFLQNEREIKSLQKEFSNYIYRNEKLNLFKNTSLKLTSKQDESLNDFRTRLQDKLNEKIDDEVEKLEERFEKTQKSLEKKLDKLYIKLEKEKEQASAKTTNTLISIGTSILGAFFGNSILSKTNMTKVASSARGASSVLKERSDIKYVEADIQNLAKEIEELEEQLIEEIEEINKNYSISNYKIEEFSINLRRKDIYNTKIQILWEEI, encoded by the coding sequence ATGAGTAGCACTATAGATTATGAAAAACTAAAACTTTTTTATATTGGGAAAGAAAAAATAGATGAAGATATTAGTATTCCACTAGTTTATAAAAACAAAGATTTAAGAACACATGCTGCTATTATTGGAATGACAGGAAGTGGAAAAACTGGTTTAGGAATCTCACTATTAGAAGAAGCTGCTATTGATAATATTCCTTCAATTATTATTGACCCAAAAGGTGATATGGGAAACTTACTTTTAACATTTCCAAACTTAAAAGGTGAAGATTTTAAACCTTGGATTGAAGAACAAGACGCTATTAATAATGGTCTAAGTCTTGATGAACAAGCCCAAAAAACTGCTGATATGTGGGAAAAAGGAATTACAGGAGATTTTCAAAGTAAAGAGAGAATTGCAAAGCTAAAAAATTCTGCTGATTTTTCTATTTATACTCCAGGAAGTACAGCAGGAATTCCTATATCTATTCTTTCTTCATTTAAAGCCCCAGGAGAGAAAATACTTGAAGATTATGATCTTTTATCATCTCTTATAAATTCTACTGTTTCATCAATTTTATCTCTTGTAGATATTAAAAGTGATTCTTCTTCAAAAGAAAATATTTTACTTTGCTCAATTTTTATGAACTCTTATACACAAGATAAAAATTTAAGTTTAGAACAACTAATTACATTAATAGTGACACCGCCTTTTGAAAAGGTTGGTATTTTCGATTTAGAAACATTTTTTTCACAAGATGAAAGATTAAAATTAGCTCTAAAATTAAATACTATTATTGCAAATCCATCTTTCAAAAATTGGATTGAAGGTGAGCCTTTAGATATTTCAAATTTATTATATGATGAAAATGGAAAAGCAAAGGTATCTATTTTTTCGATTTCTCATTTAGATGATGCTCAAAGAATGTTTTTTGTATCACTACTTTTAAATGAAATGCTAACATGGATGAGAAGACAAGAAGGTACTTCATCTCTTAAAGCCCTACTTTATATGGATGAAATTTTTGGATATTTTCCACCTTCTAAAAATCCTCCATCAAAACAACCAATGCTTACACTTTTAAAACAAGCTAGATCATTTGGAGTAGGAATAATACTTTCAACTCAAAATCCTGTAGATATTGATTATAAAGGTTTGTCAAATATTGGAACATGGTTTATAGGACGACTTCAAACAAAACAAGATAAAGAAAAAGTAATTGATGGATTATCTTCAGCAAATGAAGGAAATATTGATAAAAAAGAGCTATTAAATACAATATCAAACTTAGAAAAAAGAACATTTATTATGAAAAATATAAATGAAGATGGTATTAAAATATTTCAAACAAGATGGGTTTTATCATATCTAAAAGGTCCTATTTCTAAAGATGATATAAAAAAATTAATGAGTGAAAAAATTGCGAAATTAAAAGAAAAAATCACACCTTCAAATCTTACAAAAAAACATATTGAAAAAAAAGAAACTACAAGTAATTCAAAAAGTTCAAATGATTATATAAAACCAATTATTCCAAATATTATTGAACAAAAATATTCATATTATTCACAAAGTGATGAATATTCACTTCAGCCATATTTATTATGTTCAAGTAGTATTAACTTTGTAAATACTACAAAGAATATTGATAAAAAAGAAGATATAATTTATAAAATATATTTAGATAAAAATATAGATGAAATAAATTTTGAAGAAAAAGAAGATGTTCAAAATAGTATATTTGAACATAAAAGTAGAACAAACTCATCTTTTTATGAACTTCCAAGTTTTTTACAAAATGAGAGAGAAATTAAATCACTGCAAAAAGAGTTTTCTAACTATATTTATAGAAATGAAAAATTAAATTTATTTAAAAACACTTCACTAAAATTAACATCAAAACAAGATGAATCTTTAAATGACTTTAGAACAAGATTACAAGATAAACTAAATGAAAAAATAGATGATGAAGTAGAAAAACTAGAAGAAAGATTTGAAAAAACTCAAAAATCATTAGAAAAAAAGCTTGATAAATTATATATAAAGTTAGAAAAAGAGAAAGAACAAGCAAGTGCAAAAACTACAAATACACTAATATCTATTGGAACTTCTATTTTAGGTGCATTTTTTGGAAACTCAATTTTAAGTAAAACTAATATGACAAAAGTTGCAAGCAGTGCAAGAGGTGCTTCTTCAGTATTAAAAGAGCGTTCTGATATAAAATATGTAGAAGCAGATATACAAAATCTAGCAAAAGAAATTGAAGAACTAGAAGAACAATTAATAGAAGAAATTGAAGAAATTAATAAGAATTATTCAATTTCAAATTATAAAATAGAAGAATTCAGCATAAATTTAAGAAGAAAAGATATATATAATACAAAAATACAAATTTTATGGGAAGAAATATAA
- a CDS encoding HugZ family protein, translated as MAKDLNEFLEDFKSVNISTLDEKGNPFSSYAPFIKVEDKYYVYISQMAKHTSNLQRKDICSLFFIEDEATCSNIFARKRAMLQCSSIIIKQDSQEETEKLSNFKIKFGDKMIDMLKSMQDFYIFEFTPFYGEAVFGFGKAYNLGGKDFSEFVERESTNSGGHGHGHIKK; from the coding sequence ATGGCAAAAGATTTAAACGAGTTTTTAGAAGATTTTAAAAGTGTTAATATTAGTACATTAGATGAAAAAGGTAATCCATTTTCATCGTATGCACCTTTTATTAAAGTAGAAGATAAATATTATGTATATATTTCACAAATGGCAAAACATACAAGTAACTTACAAAGAAAAGATATTTGTAGTTTGTTTTTTATTGAAGATGAAGCAACATGTTCAAATATATTTGCAAGAAAAAGAGCAATGCTTCAATGTTCTTCAATTATTATAAAACAAGATTCTCAAGAAGAAACAGAAAAATTATCAAACTTTAAAATAAAATTTGGTGATAAAATGATTGATATGCTAAAAAGTATGCAAGATTTTTATATTTTTGAATTCACTCCATTTTATGGTGAAGCAGTTTTTGGTTTTGGAAAAGCATACAATTTAGGTGGAAAAGATTTTAGTGAATTTGTAGAAAGAGAAAGTACAAATTCTGGTGGTCACGGTCACGGACATATAAAAAAATAG
- a CDS encoding ankyrin repeat domain-containing protein → MSDNILIRNGIYQNDYLLNKLFEEKDINKRDEKGRNALFWAMHNKDYKLISFLIKKGIDTNVVDNLSAMNYAVYKDDVKLIRYLRTAGLDINELDVIESTPLIYAVLYNKLRSINYLVNNGAQIFYEDNLGNSAFSLARELKIQYLIDLFENIALKSKK, encoded by the coding sequence ATGTCTGACAATATTCTTATAAGAAATGGAATCTATCAAAATGATTATTTATTAAATAAACTATTTGAAGAAAAAGATATAAATAAAAGAGATGAAAAAGGTAGAAATGCACTTTTTTGGGCTATGCATAACAAAGATTATAAATTAATCAGTTTTTTAATAAAAAAAGGAATTGACACTAATGTTGTAGATAATTTATCTGCTATGAATTATGCAGTTTATAAAGATGATGTAAAGCTAATTAGATATTTAAGAACAGCTGGTTTAGATATTAATGAACTTGATGTTATTGAATCAACGCCTTTAATTTATGCAGTACTTTATAATAAATTAAGAAGTATAAATTATCTAGTTAATAATGGTGCTCAAATCTTTTATGAAGACAATTTAGGAAATAGTGCATTCTCTTTAGCAAGAGAGTTAAAAATACAATATTTAATTGATTTATTTGAAAATATTGCTTTAAAATCTAAAAAATAG
- a CDS encoding AI-2E family transporter — MDHLNKNIVTKNTSEPKVYNTNFAEAFYFFAFLSLVVFTFSTLSNILTPIAIAILIWFLINALANQIKKLPFMNSNFGEFISIPLSLIIIVVSMLQIGSFIASSIVELSSTIAQLDDKFYSTIEKLSTMTGFDFSDKFEKLFEQFSIASLINKVIAAFSSIVSNIMQILLYVLFLLLDQRFFNAKINALFPNYENRSKAKEVLSSVSKSIRMYISITTIISLSTGFLTYLLCEALSLQGAVLWGFLAFILNFIPTIGSIIAVIIPTLFSLVQFSELSDVLIVLVSLVVIQFTIGNIIYPRLMGNRLNISQFIVILSLVVWGAMWGTVGMFLSVPMMVILMIILSQFENTKGMAIIISGDGKIYSNNSI; from the coding sequence TTGGATCATTTAAATAAAAATATAGTTACAAAAAACACTTCAGAACCTAAAGTATATAATACAAATTTTGCAGAAGCATTTTATTTTTTTGCTTTTTTATCCTTAGTTGTATTTACTTTTTCTACTTTGAGTAATATTTTAACTCCTATTGCTATTGCAATTCTTATTTGGTTTTTGATTAATGCTCTTGCAAATCAAATAAAAAAACTCCCTTTTATGAACTCAAATTTTGGAGAATTTATTTCAATTCCTTTATCTTTAATTATTATTGTAGTTTCAATGCTTCAAATTGGTAGTTTTATAGCTTCTAGTATAGTTGAATTAAGTTCAACTATTGCTCAACTTGATGATAAATTTTATTCAACAATTGAAAAACTTTCGACTATGACGGGCTTTGATTTTTCAGATAAATTTGAGAAATTATTTGAGCAGTTTAGTATAGCTTCATTGATAAATAAAGTAATAGCAGCTTTTAGTTCAATAGTTAGTAATATTATGCAAATTTTATTATATGTTTTATTTCTTCTTTTAGACCAAAGATTTTTTAATGCAAAAATAAATGCACTTTTCCCTAATTATGAAAACAGATCAAAAGCAAAAGAAGTATTAAGTAGTGTTTCAAAAAGTATTAGAATGTATATTTCAATTACTACTATTATTAGTTTAAGTACTGGTTTTTTAACATATCTACTTTGTGAGGCTTTATCTTTACAAGGGGCAGTATTATGGGGATTTTTAGCTTTTATATTAAACTTTATTCCTACTATTGGAAGTATTATTGCAGTTATTATTCCAACACTTTTTTCACTTGTTCAATTCTCTGAACTTTCAGATGTTTTAATAGTTTTAGTTTCACTTGTAGTAATTCAATTTACAATAGGTAATATTATTTATCCAAGATTAATGGGAAATAGATTAAATATATCACAATTTATCGTAATTTTATCTCTTGTTGTTTGGGGTGCTATGTGGGGTACTGTTGGGATGTTTTTATCTGTACCTATGATGGTGATATTGATGATTATTTTATCTCAATTTGAGAATACAAAAGGAATGGCTATTATAATATCAGGAGATGGAAAAATTTATTCCAATAATAGTATATAG